A genomic region of Raphanus sativus cultivar WK10039 chromosome 6, ASM80110v3, whole genome shotgun sequence contains the following coding sequences:
- the LOC108819003 gene encoding uncharacterized protein LOC108819003 — translation MHGNGAPQNRERDAKEYYCKGKGKVGEETDAQWVRVADRSNRRPSGYKGNTRGNGEEVKQRPSRRDDAGVIDQGGKKKESPRKQLWVQDDAQEEGEIRTAGEDQQMAVSQGFQEQLIQTQANGNEVISDPKGTEQGLKQLQGLVEGQLKIREDEVMEWDDLEAADNFPDLTEAEMAAMTLELEEHAALEDTEVTLVNEDAKGQKTEEEP, via the coding sequence ATGCATGGTAATGGAGCGCCACAGAATCGGGAACGGGACGCAAAAGAATATTATTGTAAGGGAAAGGGTAAAGTGGGTGAGGAAACTGATGCTCAGTGGGTGAGAGTTGCTGACAGAAGTAATAGGAGGCCCTCTGGATACAAAGGAAACACAAGAGGAAATGGGGAGGAGGTGAAGCAAAGACCTTCGCGACGAGATGATGCGGGTGTTATTGATCAGGGAGGGAAGAAGAAAGAGTCTCCCAGAAAACAGCTCTGGGTGCAGGACGACGCACAGGAAGAAGGAGAGATAAGGACTGCAGGGGAAGATCAACAGATGGCCGTATCTCAAGGGTTTCAAGAACAGTTAATTCAGACGCAGGCGAACGGGAACGAAGTTATTTCGGATCCTAAAGGTACAGAGCAGGGACTAAAGCAGCTCCAGGGCTTAGTAGAGGGCCAGTTGAAGATTAGGGAGGATGAGGTGATGGAGTGGGATGACTTGGAGGCAGCTGATAACTTCCCGGATCTTACAGAAGCAGAAATGGCAGCGATGACTCTGGAGCTCGAGGAACACGCCGCTCTTGAAGATACTGAGGTGACACTGGTGAATGAGGATGCAAAAGGGCAGAAGACAGAGGAGGAACCTTAA